The Neoarius graeffei isolate fNeoGra1 chromosome 25, fNeoGra1.pri, whole genome shotgun sequence genome includes a region encoding these proteins:
- the LOC132873736 gene encoding uncharacterized protein LOC132873736, whose amino-acid sequence MLSLAKHCLIQYVTTRWNSGYDMLERYLEQQAAVYAALTEQALKRKEISTLSDQEVKMAEEVIVVLKPLKTLTTLISTEATPSASLILPLKATVLHSMEPNDGDSATVTQVKAAIRENLEDRYSSCQDFLHKCTALDLRFKPLPHVDDACRDRIYNSLITEIVAMEEEHEEPKGTAAAASSTHTQDTQRHLSYLLQSRGQRWPNCLVSSSRLR is encoded by the exons ATGCTTAGTCTGGCGAAACACTGTCTTATTCAGTACGTGACCACCCGATGGAATTCAGGTTATGACATGCTTGAAAGATACCTGGAGCAACAGGCAGCAGTCTACGCAGCACTGACAGAACAGGCTCTGAAGAGAAAGGAAATCAGCACCTTGTCTGACCAAGAGGTGAAAATGGCTGAGGAAGTAATTGTCGTCCTGAAGCCATTAAAGACTCTCACAACACTCATAAGCACTGAAGCTACACCTTCAGCATCCTTGATCCTGCCCCTCAAAGCCACAGTTCTCCACTCTATGGAGCCAAATGATGGGGACAGCGCCACAGTGACCCAAGTCAAGGCTGCCATCAGGGAAAACCTGGAGGACAGGTACTCCTCTTGTCAAGACTTCCTCCACAAATGCACAGCACTTGACCTGAGGTTTAAACCTCTTCCTCATGTGGATGATGCCTGCCGTGACAGGATCTACAATAGCCTCATCACCGAGATTGTGgccatggaagaagag catGAAGAGCCCAAAGGGACAGCAGCAGCCGcttcatccacacacacacaggacacccAGAGGCATCTGAGTTACCTCCTCCAGTCAAGAGGTCAGCGATGGCCGAACTGTTTGGTGAGCTCTTCCAGACTCAGGTAA